The Mesoplasma tabanidae sequence CTCTTCTACCTGTCATATCAGTAACTTCTTGTATTAAATATGGGTCTTGATACATTTGCACACAACCTCAAATCATTGAGATTATAATAAATAAAAATCCTAAAATTTTAATTCACTTTCATATAAGTTTTAATATTCTTTTTCTATCATTACTATCTGACATTTTTTGTCAAAAAGTTTTTTTAGTTTTTGCGGTGCTATTTGAGTTCATATATGACATAACCCCATTTTTTTTAGGATTAGACATGAATAATTGATTTTCATTATACAAAACTAGCACCTCCTTGCTATTTTAAAAATTTAACAATTAACTTTTTTAATTCTTTTTGATTTTGATCAAAGGAATTTTGCATCATTCTATTTCTTGCGATAATTATGATATCGTATGAAAATTCAAATGATGTTTTAATTTGATTTTGAATCATCATTCTAATCTGTCTTTTAATTTTATTTCTCATTACAGCATTGCC is a genomic window containing:
- the rnpA gene encoding ribonuclease P protein component, producing the protein MKNKKIIKKNFEFQEIISKQEFYRNSSFVIYYTKNDKEYFRYGISVGKKLGNAVMRNKIKRQIRMMIQNQIKTSFEFSYDIIIIARNRMMQNSFDQNQKELKKLIVKFLK